The proteins below come from a single Neospora caninum Liverpool complete genome, chromosome IX genomic window:
- a CDS encoding zinc-finger-Ran binding domain-containing protein, related, producing the protein MESIVSEVAQKTVLILVDEFISQGDESPLDRTVEILQVALLSCEAKKTAAQRLGNCPSAAGASGGTGSVPDGLLVDGITRTRETRASCASRSSSAGQAEGSTRRNQGQVLGGGVHFAAPRVLVPPENLKNPSSFLKIYGDPLCFAGSRNLVAGCRGNWKCTSCGTVNFPRRFRCKQCDKERDEEGHRIVLEYAKTVYQQYLAAGVWPVSRGDSSEAPPPVTLYASPRACRRLKNMGAGESHKWRWKRRGGGKDQNGGNDAAASGTVGRNSRSETSHAHYREGATEAAGDASSRPASQGEVSLMVGASPNVKFNLMKQVGVPALHGNPLLEISIESFQVWYAADREAP; encoded by the exons ATGGAGAGCATTGTGTCCGAGGTCGCACAGAAAACCGTCCTCATTCTCGTTGACGAGTTCATTTCCCAAGGTGACGAGTCCCCTCTTGATCGAACGGTCGAAATTCTGCAGGTCGCGCTCTTGTCCtgcgaagcgaaaaaaacggccGCTCAGAGGCTGGGCAACTGCCCGAGCGCGGCAGGCGCATCTGGGGGAACCGGTAGCGTGCCCGACGGGCTGCTCGTGGACGGCATCACAAGGACCCGTGAAACGCGAGCCAGCTGCGCGTCGAGAAGCAGTTCTGCCGGTCAAGCAGAAGGAAGTACGCGGCGTAATCAGGGACAGGTGCTCGGAGGTGGTGTGCACTTTGCAGCACCCCGTGTTTTGGTGCCTCCCGAGAACTTGAAAAACCCGTCGTCCTTCTTGAAGATATACGGGGATcccctctgcttcgccggaTCGCGCAACCTCGTTGCGGGTTGTCGAGGGAACTGGAAATGCACCAGCTGTGGCACCGTCAACTTCCCTCGGCGGTTCCGGTGCAAACAGTGCGACAAGGAACGGGACGAAGAGGGCCACCGGATCGTCCTGGAATATGCCAAGACAGTTTATCAGCAATACCTGGCAGCAGGTGTGTGGCCTGTGAGCCGCGGTGACAGCAGTGAGGCTCCTCCCCCGGTGACCCTCTACGCCAGCCCCCGAGCCTGCCGTCGGCTCAAAAATATGGGTGCGGGAGAATCTCACAAGTGGCGATGGAAACGCCGTGGAGGCGGCAAGGACCAAAATGGAGGAAACGACGCGGCGGCGAGTGGAACTGTCGGGAGAAACTCGCGAAGTGAGACGAGTCACGCCCATTATAGAGAGGGAGCAACCGAAGcggccggagacgcgtcgaGCAGACCGGCTAGTCAAGGCGAAGTGTCTCTA ATGGTCGGTGCGAGCCCCAATGTCAAGTTTAACTTAATGAAGCAGGTGGGGGTACCTGCGCTTCACGGAAATCCTTTGTTGGAGATATCCATCGAATCTTTTCAGGTTTGGTATGCAGCCGATCGCGAGGCCCCTTGA
- a CDS encoding srs domain-containing protein encodes MSLNYETQRKLSHNFRMGVTLLVLLASAYVHDDRLSFFSSVRAQDETPKSKCVVDSQTGTTKCTCDHTDESPQTFAATLSEDQTVLKVSCKNNELQCAPEQLNGDKVCPQSARKLHECGSSNGSSACIPLSDILVDPGKSVTWSRDTTESSDQCTTQQLTVPKQNFPYTDKKFVVGCVQKSGNTDQCTVTVTVAARASAKNGQTVTCAYGTSSNKEPQTITLSPSQNAFTLVCGTDGEIMPSTYQQQYCDSSENGTTGDCQERDYTSILTAYQDTWWQQTENSSYTLQIPPTDFPEEPANIMVGCKKSKVSKRGQTSEGEPSTVCKVLVTIEASPNSSSATMSGMKAYLAVGAVAIISAFVHAM; translated from the coding sequence ATGTCTCTGAATTACGAGACACAACGGAAATTGTCACACAATTTCCGAATGGGAGTGACTCTACTGGTACTCCTTGCAAGCGCGTATGTGCACGATGACAGACTATCATTTTTCTCGAGTGTTCGAGCGCAAGACGAAACACCCAAATCAAAATGTGTGGTGGACAGTCAAACGGGAACTACCAAGTGCACGTGCGATCATACAGATGAATCACCACAAACTTTTGCGGCAACCCTTTCGGAAGACCAAACTGTGCTGAAGGTGAGCTGCAAAAATAATGAGCTTCAGTGCGCTCCCGAACAACTGAACGGCGACAAGGTCTGCCCACAAAGCGCTAGGAAGCTGCATGAGTGCGGTTCATCAAACGGCAGCAGTGCATGTATACCACTCAGCGATATTCTTGTCGATCCCGGAAAAAGCGTCACCTGGTCGCGGGACACCACCGAGTCGTCGGACCAATGCACCACTCAGCAGCTAACGGTCCCGAAGCAGAACTTCCCGTATACTGACAAGAAGTTCGTTGTTGGATGTGTTCAAAAATCTGGGAACACCGACCAGTGCACGGTGACTGTAACGGTCGCGGCGAGAGCAAGTGCAAAGAACGGCCAGACCGTCACCTGCGCTTACGGAACGAGTAGCAATAAGGAACCTCAGACCATCACGCTGAGCCCGTCTCAGAACGCGTTCACCCTGGTTTGCGGGACTGACGGAGAAATTATGCCGAGCACGTACCAGCAACAGTACTGCGATAGCTCAGAAAATGGGACCACTGGTGActgccaagagagagactacACTTCCATCCTCACGGCATACCAAGACACATGGTGGCAACAAACCGAAAACTCATCTTACACACTGCAGATTCCGCCGACCGATTTCCCAGAAGAGCCAGCAAATATTATGGTCGGGTGCAAGAAGTCAAAGGTTTCGAAGAGAGGCCAGACTAGTGAAGGAGAACCCTCAACTGTTTGCAAAGTGCTGGTGACGATTGAGGCTTCGCCAAACAGCTCATCTGCAACAATGTCCGGGATGAAGGCATACTTGGCTGTGGGAGCTGTCGCTATCATTTCTGCGTTCGTGCATGCCATGTGA
- a CDS encoding srs domain-containing protein: MARDWHVRCGRSQGTTTTSKMSLNYETQRKLSHNFRMGVTLLVLLASMPMHYEGPSFFSSVRAQDETPKSKCVVDRETGTTRCTCDNTDPTPQALAATLSEDQNVLKVSCKNNELQCAPEQLNGDKVCPQSARKLHECGSSNGSSACIPLSDILVEPGKNVTWKPDTTEASSDSATQQLTVPPENFPYTDKKFVVGCVKKSHDDTDKCRVTVTVAARASAKKGQTVTCAYGTSSNKEPQTITLSPSQNAFTLVCGADGEIVPSTYQQHYCDSSENGATSDCQERDYTSILTAYQDTWWQQTENSSYTLQIPPTDFPEEPANIMVGCKKTKISKRGQTSETDPSTVCKVLVTIEASPNSSSATMSGMKAYLAVGAVAIISAFVHAM, from the coding sequence ATGGCACGAGACTGGCACGTGCGGTGCGGGCGCTCACAGGGTACGACAACGACGTCGAAGATGTCTCTGAATTACGAGACACAACGGAAATTGTCACACAATTTCCGAATGGGAGTGACTCTACTGGTACTCCTTGCAAGCATGCCTATGCACTATGAAGGCCCGTCATTTTTCTCGAGTGTTCGAGCGCAGGACGAAACGCCCAAATCAAAATGTGTGgtggacagagaaacgggaactACCAGGTGCACGTGCGATAATACAGATCCAACACCACAAGCCCTTGCGGCAACCCTTTCGGAAGACCAAAATGTGCTGAAGGTGAGCTGCAAAAATAATGAGCTTCAGTGCGCTCCCGAACAACTGAACGGCGACAAGGTCTGCCCACAAAGCGCTAGGAAGCTGCATGAGTGCGGTTCATCAAACGGCAGCAGTGCATGTATACCACTCAGCGATATTCTTGTCGAACCCGGAAAAAACGTCACCTGGAAGCCGGACACCACCGAGGCATCGAGCGATAGCGCTACTCAGCAGCTAACAGTCCCGCCGGAGAACTTCCCGTATACTGACAAGAAGTTCGTTGTCGGTTGTGTTAAAAAATCTCACGACGACACCGACAAATGCAGAGTCACTGTAACGGTCGCGGCAAGAGCAAGTGCAAAGAAAGGCCAGACCGTCACCTGCGCTTACGGAACGAGTAGCAATAAGGAACCTCAGACCATCACGCTGAGCCCCTCTCAGAACGCGTTCACCCTGGTTTGCGGGGCTGACGGAGAAATTGTGCCGAGCACGTACCAGCAACATTACTGCGATAGCTCAGAAAATGGGGCTACCAGTGActgccaagagagagactacACTTCCATCCTCACGGCATACCAAGACACATGGTGGCAACAAACCGAAAACTCATCTTACACACTGCAGATTCCGCCGACCGATTTCCCAGAAGAGCCAGCAAATATTATGGTCGGGTGCAAGAAGACAAAGATTTCGAAGAGAGGCCAGACTAGTGAAACAGATCCCTCGACTGTTTGCAAAGTGCTGGTGACGATTGAGGCTTCGCCAAACAGCTCATCTGCAACAATGTCCGGGATGAAGGCATACTTGGCTGTGGGAGCTGTCGCCATCATTTCTGCGTTCGTGCATGCCATGTGA
- a CDS encoding srs domain-containing protein: MAQGWHVRCGRSQGTTTTSKMSLNYETQRKLSHNFRIGVTLLVLLASMPMHYEGPSFFSSVRAQDETPKSKCVVDRETGTTRCTCDNTDPTPQALAATLSEDQNVLKVSCKNNELQCAPEQLNGDKVCPQSARKLHECGSSNGSSACIPLSDILVESGESVTWSEDATETSEDCTTKQLAVPPENFPYTDKKFLVGCIKTAGKKNQCTVTVTVAARASAKNGQTVTCAYGTSSNKEPQTITLSPSQNAFTLVCGTDGEIMPSTYQQQYCDSLENGTNGDCQERDYTSILTAYQDTWWQKTENSSYTLQIPPTDFPEEPANIMVGCKKTKISKRGQTSETDPSTVCKVLVTIEASSNSSSATMSGMKAYLAVGAVAIISAFVHAM, encoded by the coding sequence ATGGCACAAGGCTGGCACGTGCGGTGCGGGCGCTCACAGGGTACGACAACGACGTCGAAGATGTCTCTGAATTACGAGACACAACGGAAATTGTCACACAATTTCCGAATTGGAGTGACTCTACTGGTACTCCTTGCAAGCATGCCTATGCACTATGAAGGCCCGTCATTTTTCTCGAGTGTTCGAGCGCAGGACGAAACGCCCAAATCAAAATGTGTGgtggacagagaaacgggaactACCAGGTGCACGTGCGATAATACAGATCCAACACCACAAGCCCTTGCGGCAACCCTTTCGGAAGACCAAAATGTGCTGAAGGTGAGCTGCAAAAATAATGAGCTTCAGTGCGCTCCCGAACAACTGAACGGCGACAAGGTCTGCCCACAAAGCGCTAGGAAGCTGCATGAGTGCGGTTCATCAAACGGCAGCAGTGCATGTATACCACTCAGCGATATTCTTGTCGAATCCGGAGAAAGCGTCACCTGGTCGGAGGACGCCACCGAGACCTCGGAGGATTGCACTACTAAGCAGCTAGCAGTCCCACCGGAGAACTTCCCGTATACTGACAAGAAGTTCCTTGTCGGATGTATTAAAACCGCTGGGAAAAAGAACCAGTGCACCGTGACCGTCACGGTCGCGGCAAGAGCAAGTGCAAAGAACGGCCAGACCGTCACCTGCGCTTACGGAACGAGTAGCAATAAGGAACCACAGACCATCACACTGAGCCCGTCTCAGAACGCGTTCACCCTGGTTTGCGGGACTGACGGAGAAATTATGCCGAGCACGTACCAGCAACAATACTGCGATAGCTTAGAAAATGGGACCAATGGAGActgccaagagagagactacACTTCCATCCTCACGGCATACCAAGACACATGGTGGCAAAAAACCGAAAACTCATCTTACACACTGCAGATTCCGCCGACCGATTTCCCAGAAGAGCCAGCAAATATTATGGTCGGGTGCAAGAAGACAAAGATTTCGAAGAGAGGCCAGACTAGTGAAACAGATCCCTCGACTGTTTGCAAAGTGCTGGTGACGATTGAGGCTTCGTCAAACAGCTCATCTGCAACAATGTCCGGGATGAAGGCATACTTGGCTGTGGGAGCTGTCGCCATCATTTCTGCGTTCGTGCATGCCATGTGA
- a CDS encoding srs domain-containing protein, with protein MARDWHVRCGRSQGTTTTSKMSLNYETQRKLSHNFRIGVTLLVLLASMPMHYEGPSFFSSVRAQDETPKSKCVVDRETGTTRCTCDNTDPTPQALAATLSEDQNVLKVSCKNNELQCAPEQLNGDKVCPQSARKLHECGSSNGSSACIPLSDILVESGESVTWSEDATETSEDCTTKQLAVPPENFPYTDKKFVVGCVKKSHDDTDKCRVTVTVAARASAKKGQTVTCAYGTSSNKEPQTITLSPSQNAFTLICGTDGEIMPSTYQHQYCDSSENGTNGDCQERDYTSILTAYQDTWWQQTENSSYTLQIPPTDFPEEPANVMVGCKKTKISKRGQTSETDPSTVCKVLVTIEASSNSSSATVSGMKESLALGAVAIISAFVHAM; from the coding sequence ATGGCACGAGACTGGCACGTGCGGTGCGGGCGCTCACAGGGTACGACAACGACGTCGAAGATGTCTCTGAATTACGAGACACAACGGAAATTGTCACACAATTTCCGAATTGGAGTGACTCTACTGGTACTCCTTGCAAGCATGCCTATGCACTATGAAGGCCCGTCATTTTTCTCGAGTGTTCGAGCGCAGGACGAAACGCCCAAATCAAAATGTGTGgtggacagagaaacgggaactACCAGGTGCACGTGCGATAATACAGATCCAACACCACAAGCCCTTGCGGCAACCCTTTCGGAAGACCAAAATGTGCTGAAGGTGAGCTGCAAAAATAATGAGCTTCAGTGCGCTCCCGAACAACTGAACGGCGACAAGGTCTGCCCACAAAGCGCTAGGAAGCTGCATGAGTGCGGTTCATCAAACGGCAGCAGTGCATGTATACCACTCAGCGATATTCTTGTCGAATCCGGAGAAAGCGTCACCTGGTCGGAGGACGCCACTGAGACCTCGGAGGATTGCACTACTAAGCAGCTAGCAGTCCCACCGGAGAACTTCCCGTATACTGACAAGAAGTTCGTTGTCGGTTGTGTTAAAAAATCTCACGACGACACCGACAAATGCAGAGTCACTGTAACGGTCGCGGCAAGAGCAAGTGCAAAGAAAGGCCAGACCGTCACCTGCGCTTACGGAACGAGTAGCAATAAGGAACCTCAGACCATCACGCTGAGCCCGTCTCAGAACGCATTCACACTGATTTGCGGGACTGACGGTGAAATTATGCCGAGCACGTACCAGCATCAATACTGCGATAGCTCAGAAAATGGGACCAATGGAGActgccaagagagagactacACTTCCATCCTCACGGCATACCAAGATACATGGTGGCAACAAACCGAAAACTCATCTTACACACTGCAGATTCCGCCGACCGATTTCCCAGAAGAGCCAGCAAATGTTATGGTCGGGTGCAAGAAGACAAAGATTTCGAAGAGAGGCCAGACTAGTGAAACAGATCCCTCGACCGTTTGCAAAGTGCTGGTGACGATTGAGGCTTCGTCAAACAGCTCATCTGCAACAGTGTCCGGGATGAAAGAATCTTTGGCTCTGGGAGCTGTCGCCATCATTTCTGCGTTCGTGCATGCCATGTGA
- a CDS encoding srs domain-containing protein: MARDWHERCGRSQGTTTTSKMSLNYETQRKLSHNFRIGVTLLVLLASMPMHYEGPSFFSSVRAQDETPKSKCVVDRETGTTRCTCDNTDPTPQALAATLSEDQNVLKVSCKNNELQCAPEQLNGDKVCPQSARKLHECGSSNGSSACIPLSDILVESGESVTWSEDATETSEDCTTKQLAVPPENFPYTDKKFVVGCVKKSHDDTDKCRVTVTVAARASAKKGQTVTCAYGTSSNKEPQTITLSPSQNAFTLICGTDGEIMPSTYQHQYCDSSENGTNGDCQERDYTSILTAYQDTWWQQTENSSYTLQIPPTDFPEEPANVMVGCKKTKISKRGQTSETDPSTVCKVLVTIEASSNSSSATMSGMKESLALGAVAIISAFVHAM, encoded by the coding sequence ATGGCACGAGACTGGCACGAGCGGTGCGGGCGCTCACAGGGTACGACAACGACGTCGAAGATGTCTCTGAATTACGAGACACAACGGAAATTGTCACACAATTTCCGAATTGGAGTGACTCTACTGGTACTCCTTGCAAGCATGCCTATGCACTATGAAGGCCCGTCATTTTTCTCGAGTGTTCGAGCGCAGGACGAAACGCCCAAATCAAAATGTGTGgtggacagagaaacgggaactACCAGGTGCACGTGCGATAATACAGATCCAACACCACAAGCCCTTGCGGCAACCCTTTCGGAAGACCAAAATGTGCTGAAGGTGAGCTGCAAAAATAATGAGCTTCAGTGCGCTCCCGAACAACTGAACGGCGACAAGGTCTGCCCACAAAGCGCTAGGAAGCTGCATGAGTGCGGTTCATCAAACGGCAGCAGTGCATGTATACCACTCAGCGATATTCTTGTCGAATCCGGAGAAAGCGTCACCTGGTCGGAGGACGCCACTGAGACCTCGGAGGATTGCACTACTAAGCAGCTAGCAGTCCCACCGGAGAACTTCCCGTATACTGACAAGAAGTTCGTTGTCGGTTGTGTTAAAAAATCTCACGACGACACCGACAAATGCAGAGTCACTGTAACGGTCGCGGCAAGAGCAAGTGCAAAGAAAGGCCAGACCGTCACCTGCGCTTACGGAACGAGTAGCAATAAGGAACCTCAGACCATCACGCTGAGCCCGTCTCAGAACGCATTCACACTGATTTGCGGGACTGACGGTGAAATTATGCCGAGCACGTACCAGCATCAATACTGCGATAGCTCAGAAAATGGGACCAATGGAGActgccaagagagagactacACTTCCATCCTCACGGCATACCAAGATACATGGTGGCAACAAACCGAAAACTCATCTTACACACTGCAGATTCCGCCGACCGATTTCCCAGAAGAGCCAGCAAATGTTATGGTCGGGTGCAAGAAGACAAAGATTTCGAAGAGAGGCCAGACTAGTGAAACAGATCCCTCGACTGTTTGCAAAGTGCTGGTGACGATTGAGGCTTCGTCAAACAGCTCATCTGCAACAATGTCCGGGATGAAAGAATCTTTGGCTCTGGGAGCTGTCGCCATCATTTCTGCGTTCGTGCATGCCATGTGA
- a CDS encoding srs domain-containing protein codes for MSWNYGAQRKLSHNFRMGVTLLVLLASMPMHYEGPSFFSSVRAQDETPKSKCVVDRETGTTKCRCDKSDKTPQTLAATLSEDQNVLLVGCQNTELQCAPEQLAGDKVCSGDATKLHECGSSTGSSASITLSDILVESGKSVTWSEDATETSEDCTTKQLAVPPENFPYTDKKFVVGCIKTARKKDQCTVTVTIAATASAKKGQTVICAYGTSSNKQPQTITLRPSQNAFTLVCGTDGEIMPSTYQQQYCDTSENGTTGDCQERDYTSILTAYQDTWWQQTENSSYTLQIPPTDFPEEPANIMVGCQQREISKTGQRSETDPSTVCKVLVTIEASSNSSSATMSGMKAYLAVGAVAIISAFVHAM; via the coding sequence ATGTCTTGGAATTACGGGGCACAACGGAAATTGTCACACAATTTCCGAATGGGAGTGACTCTACTGGTACTCCTTGCAAGCATGCCTATGCACTATGAAGGCCCGTCATTTTTCTCGAGTGTTCGAGCGCAGGACGAAACGCCCAAATCAAAATGTGTGgtggacagagaaacgggaactACCAAGTGCAGATGCGATAAGTCCGATAAAACACCACAAACCCTTGCGGCAACGCTTTCGGAAGACCAAAATGTGTTGCTGGTCGGCTGCCAAAATACGGAACTTCAATGCGCTCCGGAACAACTTGCCGGCGACAAAGTCTGCTCAGGAGACGCTACCAAGCTGCATGAGTGCGGTTCATCAACCGGCAGCAGTGCATCTATCACTCTCAGCGATATTCTTGTCGAATCCGGAAAAAGCGTCACCTGGTCGGAGGACGCCACTGAGACCTCGGAGGATTGCACTACTAAGCAGCTAGCAGTCCCACCGGAGAACTTCCCGTATACTGACAAGAAGTTCGTTGTCGGATGTATTAAAACAGCTAGGAAAAAGGACCAGTGCACGGTGACTGTAACGATCGCGGCAACAGCAAGTGCAAAGAAAGGCCAGACCGTCATCTGTGCTTACGGAACGAGTAGCAATAAGCAACCTCAGACCATCACGCTGAGACCGTCTCAGAACGCGTTCACCCTGGTTTGCGGGACTGACGGTGAAATTATGCCGAGCACGTACCAGCAACAGTATTGCGATACCTCAGAAAATGGGACCACTGGTGActgccaagagagagactacACTTCCATCCTCACAGCATACCAAGACACATGGTGGCAACAAACCGAAAACTCATCTTACACACTGCAGATTCCGCCGACCGATTTCCCAGAAGAGCCAGCAAATATTATGGTCGGGtgccagcagagagagatttCCAAGACAGGCCAGCGTAGTGAAACAGATCCCTCGACTGTTTGCAAAGTGCTGGTGACGATTGAGGCTTCGTCAAACAGCTCATCTGCAACAATGTCCGGGATGAAGGCATACTTGGCTGTGGGAGCTGTCGCTATCATTTCTGCGTTCGTGCATGCCATGTGA
- a CDS encoding srs domain-containing protein produces MTRGSISWCAHSQGTTTTTSKMSLNYGAQRKLSHNFRMGVTLLVLLASTSMHYDGPSFFSSVRAAEETPKSNCVVDTEHGATKCRCDKTDKAPQTLAATLSEEQNVLLVGCQKTDLQCAPEQLAGEKVCSGDSTALHQCGSSTSSSACIKLSDILVEPGEKVTWSADTTETLKDCTTKQLTVPKENFPYTDKKFVVGCIKTDGNKDQCTVTVTVAARASAKKGQTVICAYGTSSNKEPQTITLSPSQNAFTLVCGNDGEIMPSSYQHQYCDTSESGTTSDCQLKDYTSVLTTYQDTWWQKTENSSYTLQIPPTDFPEEPANIMVGCQQREISKTGQRSETDPSTVCKVLVTIEASSNSSSAAMYGIKASVAAGAVAIISALVHAM; encoded by the coding sequence ATGACACGAGGCTCGATCTCGTGGTGCGCGCATTCGCAGGGTACGACGACAACGACGTCGAAGATGTCTCTGAATTACGGGGCACAACGGAAATTGTCACACAATTTCCGAATGGGAGTGACTCTACTGGTACTTCTTGCAAGCACGTCTATGCACTATGACGGCCCGTCATTTTTCTCGAGTGTTCGAGCGGCAGAGGAAACACCAAAATCAAATTGTGTGGTGGACACAGAACATGGAGCTACCAAGTGCAGGTGCGATAAAACCGATAAAGCACCACAAACCCTTGCGGCAACCCTTTCGGAAGAACAAAATGTGTTGCTGGTCGGCTGCCAAAAAACGGATCTTCAATGCGCTCCCGAACAACTTGCCGGCGAGAAAGTCTGCTCAGGCGACTCTACCGCGTTGCATCAGTGCGGTTCATCAACCAGCAGCAGTGCATGTATCAAACTCAGCGATATTCTTGTCGAACCCGGAGAAAAAGTCACCTGGTCGGCGGACACCACCGAGACCTTGAAAGATTGCACTACTAAGCAGCTAACAGTCCCGAAGGAGAACTTCCCATATACTGACAAGAAGTTCGTTGTCGGATGTATTAAAACAGATGGGAACAAGGACCAGTGCACGGTGACTGTAACGGTCGCGGCAAGAGCAAGTGCAAAGAAAGGCCAGACCGTCATCTGCGCTTACGGAACGAGTAGCAATAAGGAACCTCAGACCATCACGCTGAGCCCGTCTCAGAATGCGTTCACACTGGTTTGCGGGAATGACGGAGAAATTATGCCGAGCTCGTACCAGCACCAATACTGCGATACCTCAGAAAGTGGGACCACCAGTGACTGCCAACTGAAAGACTACACTTCCGTCCTCACGACATACCAGGACACATGGTGGCAAAAAACCGAAAACTCATCTTACACACTGCAGATTCCGCCGACCGATTTCCCAGAAGAGCCAGCAAATATTATGGTCGGGtgccagcagagagagatttCCAAGACAGGCCAGCGTAGTGAAACAGATCCCTCAACTGTTTGTAAAGTGCTGGTGACGATTGAGGCTTCGTCAAACAGCTCATCTGCAGCAATGTACGGGATAAAGGCATCCGTGGCTGCGGGAGCCGTCGCCATCATTTCTGCGTTGGTCCATGCCATGTGA